A single region of the Brachypodium distachyon strain Bd21 chromosome 3, Brachypodium_distachyon_v3.0, whole genome shotgun sequence genome encodes:
- the LOC100844474 gene encoding protein FAR1-RELATED SEQUENCE 5 isoform X9 codes for MEVEGQGMMEPQGVELEDDSINFWASLGVSTTHVHGVDQMPALHNVQMVDHHVQLLPAATTVSHPQSVCKELFPVEADPCLEPRVGMEFESGEAAKTFYIAYAGRVGFSVRIARSRKSKCSESIIMLRFVCSKEGFSKEKRVVEGKKTRKRPASIREGCNAMLEVLRRGDNKWVVTKLVKEHNHEVGMPSTVHYIATESDTVVDPYIGMEFESLESAKTFYYSYAIRVGFEARVRQSRKSQDESLKMLKLVCSRHRYHSGRETNAEDAKRGQALDPLRDGCEALFEIIRKQQDVWMVSKLIIEHTHELNPAPPSRVCCVRSQGEILVIAKNFADTRNLLLNGQDSQPSREIRYNDLGPEDAQSLLEYLRKVQVEDPAFFYAVQLDKNEQTVNIFWADANARMAYYHFGDAVRFETAYRNSKEHIPIVIFSGVNHHVQPVVFGCALLVDESEKSFAWLFEKWLEAMHVRPPVSFVTELNQQMAAAAAKVLPDTCHIFCEKHIFGTVKEELHNIYPELDHFITDLRKCIDECRIEESFESCWDSVLIKHGFRNNEVLRSLYDIRQQWAPAYTKKSFHAANLLPQSSENFEKIIDKYFSSKTQLQVSVQQLGKAICSFYEKEAQADYLTMVQVPALRTASPMEKQASLIFTRTVFDIFQEQFAESFGYHAERLEDGMVHRYRVTVDDGDEESHTVTFSPDQSTVCCSCCLFESCGILCRHALRVFIIEGVRFLPKAYVLKRWTKHAKSTVTLDNYTDLRGYSEDPSTSRYNDLCYDAIKCAKEGSASSELYKIAKDALHKALDEVMSLRNTRQQNLPNRTTSLKSPVKKFGKAKDTSAKSLKRIRTMKIILVALAGSEKAWKNGAEGQVCFEPPGKPNHVPYHVSELDIFFKMHWLILPLECLRPGAC; via the exons ATGGAGGTCGAGGGGCAGGGTATGATGGAGCCCCAAGGGGTGGAGCTCGAGGACGACAGCATCAATTTCTGGGCCTCCCTCGGAGTGAGCACCACCCATGTCCATGGCGTCGACCAGATGCCTGCTCTGCATAATGTCCAGATGGTCGACCACCATGTACAGCTGCTGCCTGCGGCGACTACGGTGTCACACCCGCAGTCTGTCTGCAAGGAGCTATTCCCCGTGGAAGCCGACCCCTGCCTCGAGCCCCGGGTGGGGATGGAATTCGAGTCGGGCGAGGCTGCCAAGACCTTCTACATTGCCTATGCCGGCCGTGTCGGGTTCTCTGTCCGCATTGCTCGGTCCCGCAAGTCCAAGTGCAGCGAGTCAATCATCATGCTAAGGTTTGTTTGCTCCAAGGAGGGGTTCAGCAAGGAGAAGCGTGTCGTCgaggggaagaagacaagGAAAAGGCCAGCCTCCATTAGGGAGGGCTGCAACGCTATGCTTGAGGTTCTCCGCAGAGGCGACAACAAGTGGGTTGTCACCAAGCTTGTCAAGGAGCATAACCATGAGGTTGGGATGCCCAGCACAGTGCACTATATCGCCACTGAGAGCGATACTGTGGTTGACCCTTACATCGGTATGGAGTTTGAATCCCTTGAGTCTGCCAAGACATTCTACTACTCTTATGCTATTCGTGTGGGATTTGAAGCTCGCGTGCGCCAGTCCCGGAAGTCGCAAGATGAGTCACTCAAGATGCTGAAGCTTGTGTGCTCAAGGCACCGGTATCATTCAGGACGGGAAACCAATGCAGAGGATGCCAAGAGAGGGCAAGCCTTGGATCCCTTGAGAGATGGTTGTGAAGCACTATTTGAGATAATTCGGAAGCAGCAAGATGTTTGGATGGTCTCCAAACTCATCATAGAACATACTCATGAGCTGAACCCCGCACCACCAAGTAGAGTTTGCTGTGTCCGCTCACAAGGTGAGATACTTGTAATTGCAAAGAACTTTGCTGACACACGAAATCTCCTATTGAATGGGCAAGATTCCCAGCCTTCTCGAGAGATCCGGTATAATGATTTAGGACCAGAGGATGCTCAAAGCCTACTTGAATATCTTAGGAAGGTACAGGTCGAGGATCCTGCATTTTTTTACGCAGTGCAGCTTGACAAGAATGAGCAGACGGTCAATATCTTCTGGGCTGATGCTAACGCTAGGATGGCTTATTACCATTTTGGTGATGCTGTTAGGTTTGAGACAGCATACAGAAACAGCAAGGAGCATATACCTATTGTCATATTTTCTGGTGTCAATCATCATGTGCAGCCCGTTGTTTTTGGCTGCGCACTACTTGTCGATGAATCTGAAAAATCATTTGCATGGCTATTTGAAAAATGGCTTGAAGCAATGCATGTGAGGCCCCCTGTTTCTTTCGTAACAGAGCTGAACCAACAGatggcagcagctgctgccaAGGTACTACCTGACACCTGTCATATTTTCTGCGAGAAGCATATATTTGGTACTGTCAAGGAGGAGCTGCATAATATTTATCCAGAGCTAGACCATTTCATAACTGACCTGAGAAAGTGCATTGATGAATGTAGAATAGAAGAATCATTTGAATCATGTTGGGATTCTGTTCTCATAAAACATGGCTTCAGAAATAATGAAGTTTTACGGTCTCTTTATGATATTCGCCAACAATGGGCCCCTGCATACACAAAGAAATCATTTCATGCCGCAAACCTGCTTCCACAAAGCtctgaaaattttgaaaagaTTATTGATAAGTACTTCTCGTCCAAGACCCAGTTACAGGTTTCCGTGCAGCAACTTGGAAAAGCTATTTGTAGTTTCTATGAGAAAGAAGCTCAGGCGGATTATCTGACGATGGTTCAAGTACCAGCACTGAGGACTGCTTCACCGATGGAAAAACAAGCGAGTTTAATATTTACTAGGACAGTGTTTGATATATTTCAGGAGCAATTTGCCGAGTCCTTTGGGTACCATGCAGAGAGGCTTGAGGATGGGATGGTACATAGGTACCGTGTCACGGTAGATGATGGTGATGAGGAGTCACATACTGTCACTTTCAGTCCAGATCAAAGTACAGTGTGTTGTAGTTGTTGCCTTTTTGAGAGTTGTGGAATCTTGTGCAGGCATGCCCTTCGAGTGTTCATCATCGAAGGAGTACGTTTCCTTCCAAAGGCTTATGTCTTGAAACGCTGGACAAAACATGCAAAAAGTACTGTCACCTTGGACAACTACACTGATCTACGGGGATACTCTGAGGATCCTTCAACTTCAAGGTACAATGATCTTTGCTATGATGCAATCAAATGTGCAAAAGAGGGCTCGGCATCCTCTGAGCTCTATAAAATTGCTAAGGATGCACTGCACAAGGCTCTTGATGAGGTCATGTCTTTAAGGAATACCAGGCAGCAAAATCTGCCAAACCGTACAACGTCATTAAAAAGCCCAGTCAAGAAGTTTGGGAAGGCTAAAGATACCTCTGCCAAGAGCTTAAAGAG GATAAGAACAATGAAGATTATTCTTGTTGCCCTAGCTGGTTCGGAGAAAGCTTGGAAAAATGGTGCTGAAGGACAAGTTTGTTTTGAG CCTCCAGGCAAACCAAATCACGTGCCTTACCACGTATCGGAGCTTGACATATTTTTCAAGATGCACTGGTTAATCCTCCCTCTGGAGTGTCTAAGACCAGGGGCTTGTTAA